One Silurus meridionalis isolate SWU-2019-XX chromosome 10, ASM1480568v1, whole genome shotgun sequence genomic window carries:
- the alkbh3 gene encoding alpha-ketoglutarate-dependent dioxygenase alkB homolog 3 isoform X2: MGDKRQRARVQGSWAKPLPKPVSSTAHLQQTSGTWKAGPVTYEFTPPSNPVRVIPVEKVIEEAGVYEISQGPTGVSRLRLLPGFLPLNQADWMFSKLLAELPWSQKTNYGMMGEAYEEPRLTCWYGVLPYTYSGSMMQANPQWHPILLNLRQTIEQEISQTFNSLLCNLYRNGKDSIAWHSDNEASLGPHPTIVSLSFGDTRVFSLRKKPPSEENGDYTYTERLKIPLSHGTLLIMEGCTQDDWQHQVAKEYHDRGPRINLTFRKIYPEPVDSSRR, from the exons ATGGGTGACAAACGGCAGAGAGCAAGAGTGCAAGGCTCTTGGGCCAAACCTCTTCCCAAACCAGTATCTTCAACAG CACATCTTCAGCAAACATCTGGGACATGGAAAGCTGGACCAGTAACATATGAGTTCACGCCGCCTTCTAAT CCTGTCAGAGTGATACCTGTTGAGAAGGTGATAGA AGAAGCTGGGGTTTACGAGATTAGCCAGGGTCCCACCGGAGTATCCAG ACTGCGGCTCCTTCCTGGGTTTTTGCCACTGAACCAGGCAGACTGGATGTTCTCTAAACTGTTGGCAGAGCTTCCATGGTCACAGAAGACCAATTATGGCATGATgg GTGAAGCATATGAGGAACCGAGGCTCACCTGCTGGTATGGAGTACTTCCTTACACATATTCTGGCTCCATGATGCAAGCCAACCCTCAG TGGCATCCTATCCTCCTGAATCTGCGTCAGACTATAGAGCAAGAGATTTCTCAGACCTTTAACTCTTTGCTATGTAATCTATACCGTAATGGGAAGGACAGTATTGCTTGGCATAGTGATAATGAGGCATCTTTAGGTCCTCACCCCACCATAGTCTCTCTCAGTTTTGGAGACACGAGAGTCTTCAGCCTCCGGAAGAAGCCTCCTTCA gaggAAAATGGAGATTACACATATACAGAGAGGTTGAAGATACCATTGAGTCATGGAACACTCTTGATAATGGAGGGATGCACTCAAGATGACTGGCAG CATCAGGTGGCGAAAGAGTACCATGACCGTGGGCCAAGGATAAACCTGACCTTCCGTAAAATCTACCCTGAACCAGTAGACTCCTCGAGAAGATGA
- the zcrb1 gene encoding zinc finger CCHC-type and RNA-binding motif-containing protein 1 yields MSGGLAPSKSTVYISNLPFSLTNSDLHKLCTKYGKVVKVTIVKDKQTRKSKGVAFVLFLDRESAHNCSRSLNHKELFGRMVKASIAVDNGRAAEFIRRRNYTDKTKCYECGEDGHLSYACPKNLLGDREPPPKKEKKKKKKMKQLDEVEPEESEEEGEDPALDSLSQAIAFQQARIEEEERRKKQITADSSHSSTSDSSHKPRIKKSTYFSDEEELSD; encoded by the coding sequence ATGAGCGGCGGTTTAGCCCCAAGTAAAAGCACAGTTTACATTTCTAATTTGCCGTTTTCTCTGACAAACAGCGATTTGCACAAGTTATGCACGAAATACGGCAAAGTCGTGAAGGTGACGATTGTGAAGGACAAACAGACGCGGAAGAGTAAAGGTGTGGCGTTTGTGCTGTTCCTGGACAGAGAATCAGCGCATAACTGTTCTCGGTCTCTGAACCATAAGGAGCTGTTTGGCAGGATGGTGAAAGCCAGCATCGCTGTTGACAATGGAAGAGCTGCGGAGTTCATCAGGAGAAGAAACTACACAGACAAGACCAAGTGTTACGAATGTGGCGAAGACGGTCACCTGAGCTACGCCTGTCCAAAGAACTTGCTCGGAGACAGAGAGCCTCCACccaaaaaggagaagaaaaagaagaagaagatgaaacaGCTTGATGAGGTCGAGCCTGAGGAAAGTGAAGAGGAAGGAGAAGACCCTGCACTGGACAGTTTAAGCCAGGCCATTGCATTTCAGCAAGCTCGaattgaagaagaagagaggcGGAAGAAGCAGATCACAGCAGACTCGAGCCACAGTTCCACATCGGACAGCTCGCATAAACCCAGGATCAAGAAGAGCACATACTTCAGTGATGAGGAAGAACTCAGTGACTGA
- the alkbh3 gene encoding alpha-ketoglutarate-dependent dioxygenase alkB homolog 3 isoform X1, which produces MGDKRQRARVQGSWAKPLPKPVSSTAHLQQTSGTWKAGPVTYEFTPPSNPVRVIPVEKVIEEAGVYEISQGPTGVSRLRLLPGFLPLNQADWMFSKLLAELPWSQKTNYGMMVFPGSGEAYEEPRLTCWYGVLPYTYSGSMMQANPQWHPILLNLRQTIEQEISQTFNSLLCNLYRNGKDSIAWHSDNEASLGPHPTIVSLSFGDTRVFSLRKKPPSEENGDYTYTERLKIPLSHGTLLIMEGCTQDDWQHQVAKEYHDRGPRINLTFRKIYPEPVDSSRR; this is translated from the exons ATGGGTGACAAACGGCAGAGAGCAAGAGTGCAAGGCTCTTGGGCCAAACCTCTTCCCAAACCAGTATCTTCAACAG CACATCTTCAGCAAACATCTGGGACATGGAAAGCTGGACCAGTAACATATGAGTTCACGCCGCCTTCTAAT CCTGTCAGAGTGATACCTGTTGAGAAGGTGATAGA AGAAGCTGGGGTTTACGAGATTAGCCAGGGTCCCACCGGAGTATCCAG ACTGCGGCTCCTTCCTGGGTTTTTGCCACTGAACCAGGCAGACTGGATGTTCTCTAAACTGTTGGCAGAGCTTCCATGGTCACAGAAGACCAATTATGGCATGATgg TGTTTCCTGGTTCAGGTGAAGCATATGAGGAACCGAGGCTCACCTGCTGGTATGGAGTACTTCCTTACACATATTCTGGCTCCATGATGCAAGCCAACCCTCAG TGGCATCCTATCCTCCTGAATCTGCGTCAGACTATAGAGCAAGAGATTTCTCAGACCTTTAACTCTTTGCTATGTAATCTATACCGTAATGGGAAGGACAGTATTGCTTGGCATAGTGATAATGAGGCATCTTTAGGTCCTCACCCCACCATAGTCTCTCTCAGTTTTGGAGACACGAGAGTCTTCAGCCTCCGGAAGAAGCCTCCTTCA gaggAAAATGGAGATTACACATATACAGAGAGGTTGAAGATACCATTGAGTCATGGAACACTCTTGATAATGGAGGGATGCACTCAAGATGACTGGCAG CATCAGGTGGCGAAAGAGTACCATGACCGTGGGCCAAGGATAAACCTGACCTTCCGTAAAATCTACCCTGAACCAGTAGACTCCTCGAGAAGATGA
- the c10h11orf96 gene encoding uncharacterized protein C11orf96 homolog: MAVRPVETVGFNMLPAHLMASAMEEFPQQLPVPKGPARGRSRPRRPREARFKTQPVTFAEIAEVEEEGVSPLEEERARRSFLQSLESLRRSTQSLQHTGTTQSGRTSTPTQASLDSSDSDSAQ; the protein is encoded by the coding sequence ATGGCTGTACGTCCAGTGGAGACAGTGGGTTTCAATATGCTTCCTGCTCACTTGATGGCTTCTGCAATGGAAGAGTTTCCACAGCAGCTCCCTGTACCCAAGGGCCCAGCCAGGGGCCGCAGTCGTCCCAGGAGACCTCGAGAGGCTCGCTTCAAAACTCAGCCAGTGACCTTTGCAGAGATTGCTGAAGTAGAGGAGGAAGGAGTCTCACCACTGGAGGAGGAGAGAGCAAGACGCTCATTCCTGCAGTCACTGGAGAGCCTGAGGAGAAGTACACAATCGCTGCAGCACACAGGAACCACACAAAGCGGCAGAACCAGCACACCAACACAAGCTAGCCTGGACTCAAGTGATTCAGACTCAGCccaatga